One genomic region from Nostoc sphaeroides encodes:
- a CDS encoding ComEA family DNA-binding protein, which yields MNNWLPLNPRLQKLRAKLLNDPYYRLQSGEEIQLAAKLGIRIDANQATVDDWLRLPGLSIHQARSLVELSHSGVKFYCIEDIAAALAIPAPRLEPLKPLLNFIYYDHESLESPTHLVNPNTATVENLAKIPFIDLSLAQAVVQNRQSAGPYRNLADFQRRLELTGDAIAQLMYYLRF from the coding sequence ATGAATAACTGGCTACCTTTGAACCCCAGGCTGCAAAAACTCCGCGCCAAGCTCCTCAACGATCCCTACTATCGCTTACAATCTGGGGAAGAAATTCAGCTAGCGGCTAAATTAGGTATTCGCATTGATGCTAATCAAGCGACTGTAGATGATTGGTTACGCTTACCAGGTTTGTCAATTCACCAAGCGCGATCGCTTGTAGAACTTTCGCATTCGGGTGTTAAATTTTACTGTATTGAAGATATCGCTGCGGCTTTGGCTATACCAGCGCCGCGCCTGGAGCCATTAAAGCCTCTGCTGAATTTTATTTATTATGACCACGAATCTTTAGAAAGTCCTACGCATTTAGTCAACCCCAATACAGCAACAGTTGAAAATTTAGCCAAAATTCCATTTATAGATTTGTCTCTAGCGCAAGCAGTGGTGCAAAATCGGCAATCAGCCGGGCCTTACCGTAACCTGGCTGATTTCCAACGGCGGTTAGAGTTAACTGGTGATGCGATCGCTCAACTGATGTATTATTTAAGGTTTTAA
- a CDS encoding NINE protein encodes MLTKRKSRSVAAVLAFSGTLTISGLHKFYLGQPLWGVLYVLLSWTPIPKVASAIEGVWYLAQDEEVFDRNFNLGKSATRNSQKASNQVGAIAEAMRELDALRQDGLISEYEFEQKRRQLLDQIS; translated from the coding sequence ATGTTGACTAAGCGCAAAAGTCGAAGTGTTGCAGCTGTTTTAGCTTTTTCTGGCACGCTGACAATTTCAGGATTACATAAATTCTATCTGGGACAGCCGTTGTGGGGTGTTTTGTATGTGTTGCTTTCCTGGACGCCGATCCCCAAGGTAGCTAGTGCCATTGAGGGAGTTTGGTATTTAGCCCAAGATGAAGAAGTTTTTGATCGTAATTTTAATCTCGGCAAGTCAGCAACAAGAAACTCACAAAAGGCGAGTAATCAGGTAGGAGCGATCGCTGAGGCAATGCGAGAATTGGATGCTTTGCGCCAGGATGGGCTAATTTCAGAGTATGAATTTGAGCAAAAGCGCCGCCAATTGCTAGACCAGATTTCTTGA
- a CDS encoding J domain-containing protein, with protein MSQTFLPPKSLQQLCDPYAVLGISVIADDRQIFKRYHTLAKLLHADRHTKNCNPDQELATAIFSHLINPAYEQLKHRDKRYAAIAMLQSQAKALEQKPLSSQSAVVQKIMEMSTPQAELFYEEAIAYYAEDQYKLLDKFYQVTQQISTLNLVYLRLHKPNMFMAQEAVPTIPKVEVKPVELLLNEKTNVKPDLTGYAQRHYERANQYVSQAKWPQAVQELRDAIKLEPNSSDYYALLGLVHLKQKFTGMARVYIRQALKLNPQNSLALKYAPELKIEAGENANPKSTAKAMSIAALFSHFTQGKGS; from the coding sequence ATGTCACAGACCTTCCTCCCGCCAAAATCGCTTCAACAGCTTTGTGATCCTTACGCTGTATTAGGAATTTCTGTAATTGCTGACGATCGCCAGATTTTTAAACGCTATCACACTTTAGCGAAGCTGCTACATGCCGATCGCCATACCAAAAACTGCAATCCAGACCAAGAATTAGCAACGGCAATATTTAGCCATTTAATCAATCCAGCTTATGAACAACTGAAACATCGAGATAAGCGCTATGCTGCGATCGCTATGCTGCAATCACAAGCAAAAGCTTTAGAGCAGAAGCCTTTGTCTTCTCAAAGTGCCGTAGTTCAGAAAATTATGGAAATGTCTACACCCCAAGCAGAATTGTTTTACGAAGAAGCGATCGCCTACTATGCAGAAGATCAATATAAATTATTAGATAAGTTTTATCAGGTGACGCAACAAATTAGTACACTGAATTTAGTATACTTACGGTTGCATAAACCAAACATGTTCATGGCGCAAGAAGCTGTTCCCACCATTCCTAAGGTAGAAGTCAAGCCAGTTGAATTGTTATTAAATGAAAAAACTAATGTCAAACCAGATTTGACAGGCTACGCTCAACGGCACTACGAGCGAGCTAATCAATACGTTAGCCAAGCCAAATGGCCTCAAGCCGTGCAAGAACTGCGTGATGCCATCAAGTTAGAGCCAAATAGCAGCGACTATTATGCCTTATTAGGTTTGGTACATCTAAAACAGAAGTTTACCGGGATGGCCAGGGTTTACATTCGTCAAGCATTAAAACTTAACCCGCAAAATTCATTAGCTTTGAAATACGCTCCTGAACTGAAAATTGAAGCGGGTGAAAACGCCAATCCGAAATCAACGGCTAAAGCTATGAGTATTGCGGCTTTATTTAGTCACTTTACACAAGGCAAAGGTTCTTAA
- a CDS encoding DUF1825 family protein produces MGFFDSEIIQQEAKQLFEDYQALVKLGNNYGKFDRDGKKLFIDKMEAMMDRYRIFMKRFELSEDFMAQMTVEQLKTQLGQFGVTPQQMFDQMHVTLERMKAELEKPA; encoded by the coding sequence ATGGGATTCTTCGATTCTGAGATAATTCAGCAAGAAGCAAAACAGCTGTTTGAGGATTATCAAGCACTAGTCAAGCTTGGTAATAACTACGGCAAATTTGACCGCGATGGCAAAAAGCTATTTATTGACAAAATGGAAGCCATGATGGATCGGTATCGCATCTTTATGAAGCGCTTCGAGCTATCAGAAGATTTCATGGCACAAATGACAGTAGAACAACTGAAAACACAATTAGGTCAGTTCGGTGTCACCCCGCAACAAATGTTTGACCAAATGCACGTCACTTTAGAACGGATGAAAGCCGAACTAGAAAAACCAGCTTAA
- a CDS encoding transglycosylase domain-containing protein → MSSSRTFEDKQPQRRASSGFEFLKGVGQVTGGTLLSMTMLASSIVAGGLVGLAISFRNLPDVRQLRNFFPSETTYIYDVKGKLLTSIHGEANREVVPLDRISPNLKRAVLASEDSHFYDHHGINPTGVGRAVVVNAVAGGVKEGGSTVTMQLVKNLFLSRKRAFTRKLAEAVLAIRLEQILTKDQILEMYLNQVYWGHNNYGVQTAARSYFNKSAEYLTLGESAMMAGLIQAPEEFSPFASTKLAKQKQKEVLGRMLELNWINQSEYDSALKQEIKYGKIKSFQGSALPYVTNTVAQELAKKFGRETLLKGGMRVQTTVDANFQMMAEETVSKWHKSLLGQGLSKNQIALVAIDPRTHFIKALVGGVDPKTSEFNRATQSQRQPGSSFKPFVYYTAFATGKYGPDSTVVDAPVSYRDGDGWYFPRNYDGGFSGAMPIRTALAQSRNIPVIKIGKAVGMNRVIETCRTLGIMSPMEPVSSLPLGAIGVTPLEMASAYATFANYGWQSPPTVIARVTDSSGNVLLDNTPKPQRVLDPWASAAIIDVMRTVVTNGTGKGAAIDRPSAGKTGTTSSEKDIWYVGTVPQLTTAVWVGRDDNRQLASRATGGGMVAPIWKDFMEKALKNTPVENFKPPSQFSRPKSN, encoded by the coding sequence GTGTCGTCTTCTAGGACTTTTGAAGATAAACAGCCACAACGTCGGGCTTCATCAGGTTTTGAGTTTTTGAAAGGAGTCGGTCAGGTAACTGGCGGTACTCTCCTCTCAATGACCATGCTGGCAAGTTCCATTGTAGCCGGAGGACTGGTTGGTTTAGCCATTAGTTTCCGCAATTTGCCAGATGTCAGACAGCTACGTAACTTCTTTCCCTCAGAAACAACTTACATCTATGACGTTAAGGGTAAACTTTTAACCAGTATCCACGGGGAAGCCAACCGGGAAGTTGTGCCCCTGGATAGAATTTCCCCGAATTTAAAACGGGCAGTATTAGCAAGTGAAGATAGCCACTTCTACGATCACCACGGTATCAACCCTACTGGTGTTGGCCGTGCTGTAGTAGTTAACGCTGTAGCAGGTGGAGTCAAAGAGGGTGGCTCTACTGTTACTATGCAATTGGTAAAAAACCTATTTTTATCTCGCAAGCGTGCCTTTACCCGTAAGTTAGCAGAGGCTGTGCTAGCAATCCGGTTAGAGCAAATTCTCACTAAAGACCAAATTTTAGAAATGTACCTCAATCAAGTTTATTGGGGTCATAACAATTATGGTGTACAAACGGCAGCCCGCAGTTACTTTAATAAGTCAGCAGAATATTTAACCTTGGGTGAGTCAGCAATGATGGCGGGTTTGATCCAAGCACCAGAAGAATTCAGCCCGTTTGCCAGCACTAAACTGGCAAAACAGAAACAAAAAGAAGTGCTGGGACGGATGCTGGAGTTGAACTGGATCAATCAGTCAGAGTACGACAGTGCCCTCAAGCAAGAAATCAAATATGGTAAAATCAAATCCTTTCAAGGTAGTGCCCTACCTTATGTAACCAATACCGTAGCGCAGGAGTTGGCTAAAAAGTTTGGGCGTGAGACACTGCTTAAAGGCGGGATGCGGGTACAAACTACAGTTGATGCCAATTTCCAAATGATGGCAGAGGAAACTGTCAGCAAGTGGCATAAATCACTGCTAGGTCAGGGATTATCTAAGAATCAAATCGCCTTGGTAGCAATTGACCCCCGGACGCATTTTATCAAAGCACTGGTGGGTGGTGTAGATCCTAAGACCAGTGAATTCAATCGTGCAACTCAATCTCAACGTCAGCCTGGATCTTCCTTTAAACCGTTTGTATACTATACTGCTTTTGCCACTGGTAAGTATGGGCCAGACTCAACGGTGGTAGATGCCCCAGTCAGTTATCGAGATGGTGACGGTTGGTACTTTCCCAGAAATTATGATGGGGGTTTTAGCGGAGCTATGCCAATCCGCACAGCTTTAGCCCAGTCACGTAACATTCCTGTGATCAAAATTGGTAAGGCTGTGGGCATGAATAGAGTCATAGAAACCTGCCGCACCTTGGGCATTATGAGTCCGATGGAACCTGTTAGCTCTCTGCCTCTAGGTGCAATTGGTGTTACTCCCCTGGAAATGGCTAGTGCCTATGCAACCTTTGCTAATTATGGCTGGCAATCTCCACCCACTGTAATTGCCCGTGTCACCGATAGTAGTGGTAACGTGTTATTAGATAACACCCCTAAACCACAGCGAGTTCTCGATCCTTGGGCCTCAGCAGCAATTATCGATGTGATGCGAACGGTAGTTACTAATGGTACTGGTAAAGGTGCTGCCATAGATCGTCCAAGCGCTGGGAAGACGGGTACAACTTCCTCAGAAAAGGATATCTGGTATGTTGGCACTGTGCCACAACTAACAACTGCTGTGTGGGTGGGAAGGGACGACAACAGACAATTAGCTAGTCGGGCGACGGGTGGCGGTATGGTTGCTCCCATCTGGAAAGATTTTATGGAGAAGGCACTTAAGAACACACCAGTAGAAAACTTTAAGCCACCTTCCCAGTTTTCTCGGCCTAAGTCAAATTAA
- the tyrS gene encoding tyrosine--tRNA ligase — translation MTPDFAWLRRGVVEVFPQPTDVNSETLEKRLVTTNQPLRIKLGIDPTGTDIHLGHSIPVRKLRGFQDAGHIAVLIIGDFTARIGDPTGKSEVRRQLTEADVAQNAQTYLDQVRPILDFDTPGRLEVRYNSEWLSKLNLEKILELLSTMTVGQMLAKEGFADRYKKENPIFIHEFLYPLMQGFDSVAVEADVELGGTDQKFNIAVGRDLQRHFGQKPQFGMLMPILIGTDGVQKMSKSLGNYIGLSEHPGQKYQKLQGVPDNLLKEYFELLTDLPLDQLPENPRDRQTLLAYEVVKQYHGEQAAQEAKVAAQSGGMEGAVPEFSLAEVSHPTKLAYILNVTGLCKSTGEGKRKIQEGGVRLDGDRITDVDTTFASVAELQGKVLQVGKNKFVRLVP, via the coding sequence ATGACGCCAGATTTTGCTTGGCTGCGTCGTGGTGTGGTAGAAGTTTTCCCACAACCAACTGATGTTAACAGTGAAACTCTAGAAAAGCGCTTGGTAACTACAAACCAACCTTTGAGGATCAAATTGGGTATTGACCCTACAGGTACTGATATTCATCTTGGTCATAGCATACCAGTACGGAAACTGCGAGGGTTTCAAGATGCAGGCCATATAGCAGTTCTGATTATTGGCGATTTTACCGCACGTATTGGCGATCCAACAGGTAAATCTGAAGTGCGTCGTCAGCTTACAGAAGCAGATGTAGCCCAAAATGCTCAGACTTATCTCGATCAAGTACGCCCTATCTTGGATTTTGACACACCAGGAAGATTAGAGGTACGTTATAACTCAGAATGGCTCTCTAAGCTCAACTTAGAGAAAATTTTGGAGTTACTCTCGACGATGACGGTGGGGCAGATGTTAGCGAAAGAAGGATTTGCCGATCGCTATAAAAAAGAGAATCCAATTTTTATCCATGAGTTCCTGTACCCCTTAATGCAAGGTTTTGATTCCGTTGCCGTTGAGGCAGATGTGGAATTGGGAGGGACTGATCAAAAATTTAACATTGCTGTAGGCAGAGATTTGCAACGCCATTTTGGTCAAAAACCCCAGTTTGGGATGCTAATGCCGATTTTGATTGGCACGGATGGGGTGCAAAAAATGTCCAAGTCTTTGGGTAATTATATTGGTTTGTCAGAACATCCGGGGCAAAAATATCAGAAGTTACAAGGAGTTCCAGATAATCTGCTGAAGGAGTATTTTGAACTGCTGACAGATTTACCTTTGGATCAACTGCCAGAAAATCCCCGCGATCGCCAGACACTTTTAGCTTATGAAGTTGTCAAACAGTACCACGGTGAACAAGCAGCCCAAGAGGCAAAAGTTGCCGCCCAAAGCGGTGGAATGGAAGGTGCAGTTCCAGAATTCTCTCTAGCTGAGGTATCGCATCCCACTAAGTTAGCGTATATTCTCAATGTCACTGGTTTATGCAAAAGTACGGGTGAAGGTAAGCGAAAAATTCAAGAAGGTGGAGTGCGCTTAGATGGCGATCGCATTACCGATGTTGATACTACTTTTGCTTCTGTTGCTGAATTACAAGGTAAGGTTTTACAAGTTGGGAAAAATAAGTTTGTCCGATTAGTGCCTTAA
- the pyrF gene encoding orotidine-5'-phosphate decarboxylase, whose product MGNREQVEKRVIVALDVADEQSAIALIDQLPQVLWWKVGLELFTSTGPKILEVLKSRQKRIFLDLKFDDIPNTVAGACRSAATYGVDLLTIHATAGRDALKAATEAAQEGATKAGVQPPKLIAITLLTSISARQLAFDLKIPLELPEYALEMALLAQESGLDGAVCSPQEVAQLRQTCGDDFLLVCPGVRPTWADIGDQKRSLTPAQAITAGANYLVIGRPITTATEPELAWKRISEELTTVG is encoded by the coding sequence ATGGGGAATAGGGAACAGGTAGAAAAACGAGTTATTGTGGCTTTGGATGTGGCGGATGAACAAAGTGCGATCGCTCTTATAGATCAACTCCCGCAAGTGCTTTGGTGGAAAGTCGGCTTAGAGTTGTTTACCAGCACTGGCCCGAAAATTCTAGAAGTGCTAAAGTCTCGGCAAAAGCGCATTTTCTTGGATTTAAAGTTTGATGATATCCCCAATACCGTTGCTGGTGCTTGCCGGAGTGCAGCTACATACGGAGTGGATTTACTGACAATTCATGCTACTGCTGGTAGAGATGCCCTGAAAGCCGCAACTGAGGCGGCACAGGAAGGAGCTACAAAAGCAGGTGTACAACCACCAAAGTTAATTGCGATTACACTGCTAACGAGCATTTCTGCTAGACAACTGGCGTTTGATTTAAAAATACCCCTAGAATTGCCAGAATATGCTCTAGAAATGGCCCTGCTGGCTCAGGAATCTGGTTTGGATGGGGCAGTTTGTTCGCCTCAAGAGGTGGCACAACTACGACAAACTTGTGGAGATGACTTTTTGCTAGTTTGTCCGGGGGTTAGGCCAACTTGGGCTGATATTGGCGATCAAAAGCGATCGCTCACCCCAGCACAAGCAATTACTGCTGGCGCAAATTATCTCGTGATTGGGCGTCCCATTACTACTGCTACTGAGCCGGAGTTAGCCTGGAAGAGGATTTCTGAGGAGTTAACCACGGTGGGATGA
- a CDS encoding DUF29 domain-containing protein yields the protein MSKILTQIIYEQDYHLWLETTLKQLQERDLEHLDWDHLIEEIERLGNEQKHKLESYLLQLLKHLLLYQHWSLPECKNHWEVEIDNFRVELRKLTKSKNLYNYLLTVLEEVYIDALRQAKKKSGLNCFPQTCPYSIEQILDVDYLPPFIY from the coding sequence ATGTCTAAAATACTCACTCAAATTATTTATGAACAGGATTATCACTTGTGGTTAGAAACTACGTTGAAACAATTGCAAGAACGAGATTTAGAGCATCTTGATTGGGATCATTTGATTGAGGAGATTGAAAGATTGGGTAATGAACAGAAACACAAGCTCGAAAGTTATCTACTGCAACTTCTCAAGCATTTGCTTTTATATCAACATTGGAGTCTTCCTGAATGTAAAAATCATTGGGAAGTGGAAATTGATAATTTTCGGGTGGAACTCAGGAAATTAACCAAATCTAAAAACCTCTACAACTATCTGCTCACGGTACTTGAAGAAGTCTACATTGATGCGCTACGACAAGCAAAAAAGAAAAGTGGTTTGAATTGTTTTCCACAAACTTGCCCTTATAGCATTGAGCAAATTTTAGATGTGGATTATTTACCACCATTTATTTATTGA
- the remA gene encoding extracellular matrix/biofilm regulator RemA, with the protein MEIQLINIGFGNIVSANRVVAIVSPESAPIKRIITDARDRGQLIDATYGRRTRAVIITDSSHVILSAIQPETVANRFVISRDHQTVDN; encoded by the coding sequence ATGGAGATTCAGTTAATCAATATCGGTTTTGGTAACATCGTGTCTGCCAATCGAGTAGTTGCCATTGTCAGTCCAGAGTCTGCCCCGATTAAGCGGATTATTACCGATGCACGGGACAGGGGTCAACTGATTGATGCAACTTACGGTCGGCGGACTAGGGCTGTAATTATCACCGATTCCAGCCATGTAATTCTGTCAGCGATTCAGCCGGAAACGGTAGCGAATCGCTTTGTGATTTCCCGCGATCATCAAACTGTAGATAATTGA
- the gmk gene encoding guanylate kinase → MMPVLPIQSIATTEERLHLGRLIVLTGPSGVGKGTLMRSLLKRHPELYYSVSVTTRSPRPGEIDGKDYYFISRSKFEQLLAEGEFLEWAEFAGNYYGTPREAVLNQIHFGKLVVLEIELKGARQIRASFPSAFSIFILPPSFDELEKRIRDRAQDSEEAIARRLVRAQEEIQAADEFDIQIINDDFETALNDIETVLFQ, encoded by the coding sequence ATGATGCCAGTTTTACCCATCCAGAGTATTGCTACTACCGAAGAACGCTTACATTTAGGCAGGTTGATTGTCTTAACTGGCCCCAGTGGGGTCGGTAAAGGCACTTTAATGCGATCGCTCCTAAAACGTCATCCAGAACTTTATTATTCCGTATCTGTGACGACTCGTTCTCCCCGTCCAGGAGAAATCGATGGCAAAGATTATTACTTTATCAGCCGCAGTAAGTTTGAACAATTACTTGCTGAAGGTGAATTTTTGGAATGGGCAGAATTTGCTGGGAACTATTATGGCACTCCCCGTGAAGCTGTACTTAACCAAATTCATTTTGGCAAGTTAGTCGTGCTAGAAATTGAGCTAAAAGGAGCAAGACAAATTCGTGCTTCCTTCCCCAGTGCCTTCAGCATTTTTATTTTACCGCCTTCTTTTGATGAATTAGAGAAACGGATACGCGATCGCGCCCAAGATTCTGAAGAAGCGATCGCCCGTCGTCTAGTCCGCGCCCAGGAAGAAATTCAAGCCGCCGATGAATTTGATATTCAAATCATTAATGACGATTTTGAAACTGCTTTAAATGACATTGAAACGGTTTTGTTTCAATAA
- a CDS encoding photosystem I reaction center protein subunit XI, whose protein sequence is MAQAVDASKNLPSDPRNGEVVFPAFRDPQLGNLETPVNAFPLIKWFINNLPAYRPGLAPARRGLEVGMAHGYWIFGPFAKLGPLRDTANANLAGLLAAIGLVVVLTGALSLYANSNPPKALPSVTVPNPPVDAFNSKESWNNFASSFLIGGIGGAVVAYFLTSNLGVIQGLFG, encoded by the coding sequence ATGGCACAAGCAGTAGATGCATCAAAGAATCTCCCCAGCGATCCGAGAAATGGGGAAGTTGTTTTCCCTGCATTTCGCGATCCGCAACTGGGCAATCTAGAAACCCCAGTAAATGCTTTTCCCTTAATCAAATGGTTCATTAATAACTTACCTGCCTATCGCCCAGGACTCGCTCCTGCCAGACGCGGTTTAGAAGTTGGCATGGCTCATGGTTACTGGATATTTGGCCCTTTTGCCAAATTGGGCCCACTGCGGGACACAGCTAACGCTAACTTGGCTGGTTTACTAGCAGCCATTGGCTTGGTTGTTGTTCTTACCGGTGCCCTATCTCTGTATGCTAATAGCAATCCACCCAAAGCACTTCCTAGCGTTACCGTACCTAACCCTCCGGTAGATGCTTTTAATTCTAAAGAAAGCTGGAACAACTTCGCCAGTTCTTTCTTAATTGGTGGTATTGGTGGTGCAGTAGTTGCTTACTTTTTGACTAGCAATCTGGGAGTAATTCAAGGTTTATTTGGTTAA
- the psaJ gene encoding photosystem I reaction center subunit IX yields MADNNNQSAYLVKFLTTAPVAATIWLFITAGILIEFNRFFPDLLFHPLP; encoded by the coding sequence ATGGCAGACAATAACAACCAATCAGCCTATTTGGTTAAGTTTCTTACTACAGCGCCAGTGGCAGCTACGATATGGCTGTTCATCACAGCAGGTATCTTAATTGAATTCAACCGCTTCTTCCCAGACCTACTTTTCCACCCACTGCCATAA
- a CDS encoding Photosystem I reaction center subunit III, translated as MRRLFALMLAICLWFNFAPPAQALGANLTPCKDNPAFQQLAANARNTTADPESGRKRFERYSQELCGPEGYPHLIVDGRLDHAGDFLIPSILFLYIAGWIGWVGRAYLQAVKKEPNTELKEVQIDLGLALPIIASGFTWPVAALQEFLSGNLTAKDTEIPISPR; from the coding sequence ATGCGACGATTGTTTGCTTTGATGTTAGCGATTTGTCTTTGGTTCAATTTTGCCCCCCCAGCACAAGCTTTAGGGGCTAATTTGACACCGTGCAAGGATAATCCCGCTTTTCAACAGCTAGCTGCTAATGCCCGTAATACCACCGCCGATCCCGAATCTGGAAGAAAGCGGTTTGAACGTTATTCTCAGGAGCTGTGCGGCCCTGAGGGTTACCCCCACTTAATTGTTGATGGCCGTCTAGATCATGCTGGTGACTTTTTGATCCCCAGCATTCTGTTTCTATATATTGCTGGTTGGATTGGCTGGGTAGGTCGTGCCTATCTGCAAGCGGTCAAAAAAGAGCCGAACACTGAACTAAAAGAAGTCCAAATCGATCTTGGTTTGGCACTACCCATAATAGCGTCAGGCTTTACTTGGCCAGTAGCAGCACTCCAAGAGTTTCTCTCTGGAAACTTAACAGCCAAGGATACAGAAATCCCCATTTCCCCACGCTAA
- the tsaD gene encoding tRNA (adenosine(37)-N6)-threonylcarbamoyltransferase complex transferase subunit TsaD: protein MTTVLAIETSCDETAVAIVNNRKVCSSIVASQIPVHQQYGGVVPEVASREHLETINVAIAQALEQAQLDWEKIDAIAATSAPGLVGALLVGLTAAKTLAMVHNKPFLGVHHLEGHIYATYLSEPSLNPPFLSLLVSGGHTSLIFVKDCGRYETLGQTRDDAAGEAFDKVARLLKLGYPGGPIIDKLAQQGNPQAFALPEGKVSLPGGGFHRYDASFSGLKTAVLRLVQQLEKDGGQVPVADVAASFQETVARSLTKRAIACALDYGLDTIAIGGGVAANSGLRKNLQAAAVEHNLRVLFPPLKFCTDNAAMIGCAAAEHLSRGHTSPLTLGVESRLALTQVMKLYQPES from the coding sequence ATGACAACCGTTTTAGCAATAGAAACCAGTTGTGATGAAACAGCAGTCGCAATTGTGAACAATCGTAAAGTTTGCAGTAGTATTGTAGCCTCACAAATTCCAGTCCATCAGCAGTATGGCGGGGTAGTGCCGGAAGTAGCGTCTCGTGAACACTTGGAAACGATAAATGTTGCGATCGCTCAAGCCTTAGAGCAAGCCCAACTAGACTGGGAGAAAATTGACGCAATAGCCGCCACTTCTGCCCCTGGACTCGTAGGAGCGCTGTTGGTGGGGTTAACTGCTGCCAAAACCCTAGCGATGGTACACAACAAACCATTTTTGGGAGTTCATCACCTCGAAGGTCACATTTACGCAACTTATTTGAGCGAACCAAGTTTAAACCCCCCTTTCTTGAGTTTATTAGTTTCTGGCGGACATACAAGCTTGATTTTTGTCAAAGATTGTGGTAGATACGAAACACTGGGACAAACTCGTGATGATGCTGCGGGTGAAGCTTTTGATAAAGTGGCGCGATTGTTAAAGTTGGGTTATCCGGGTGGCCCAATAATTGACAAGTTGGCGCAACAGGGGAATCCCCAAGCCTTTGCTCTACCAGAAGGGAAAGTTTCTTTACCTGGTGGGGGATTCCATCGTTATGATGCGAGTTTTAGCGGGTTAAAAACGGCTGTATTGCGTTTAGTGCAGCAGTTAGAGAAAGATGGTGGACAAGTACCAGTGGCAGATGTAGCAGCTAGCTTTCAGGAAACCGTCGCGCGATCGCTAACTAAAAGAGCGATCGCCTGTGCCCTAGACTATGGTCTAGACACAATTGCAATTGGTGGCGGTGTAGCAGCCAATAGCGGCTTGAGAAAAAACCTCCAAGCCGCCGCCGTTGAACATAACCTACGCGTCCTATTCCCACCTCTAAAATTCTGTACCGATAACGCCGCCATGATTGGCTGTGCCGCCGCCGAACATCTATCTCGTGGTCATACATCCCCCCTCACACTAGGCGTTGAGTCTAGGTTAGCCCTTACCCAGGTGATGAAGTTGTATCAACCTGAGTCGTGA